ATATGAATAATAAAAAAATTTACTTTATGCGTTAGTTGTTATGAGAGAATTTCTTTAATATCTCTATTTCAATAATTTTTAATGTACTCACCTCTGTAGCCTCAAGGTCAATTAAAGGTGCCATTCCGTCATAAAATGCTTCTTTCCATCTAGGAGCACAAAGGCACCAATGATCACCTTTTTTTAATCCAGGAAATCCTATTTGTGGCGTTGAGAGATCATTTCCTTGAGCTTTACTGTAAGAGAGAAACTGTTCGGTCATAACAGCACAGACCGTATGCATGCCTTGATCGGAAAGGTCTGTTTTACATGATCCATCTCTATACCACCCTGTCATGGGCTTGCAACTACAAGGTTGTAGTTCAGTTCCTAAAACATTTTTTTCAGACATGACTTTTTTTAGTTGCAGTATGAATTAATTGTATGATTCTAATTATTAAATATAAAATAGATTATTTTACAAATTAAATCAACATCCTTTGGTGAATAAGGTTAGTTATTAAACTATGGCTTTCCTAATGATAATAAGCAAGGAA
The sequence above is drawn from the Prochlorococcus marinus str. MIT 1013 genome and encodes:
- a CDS encoding DUF2237 family protein, whose translation is MSEKNVLGTELQPCSCKPMTGWYRDGSCKTDLSDQGMHTVCAVMTEQFLSYSKAQGNDLSTPQIGFPGLKKGDHWCLCAPRWKEAFYDGMAPLIDLEATEVSTLKIIEIEILKKFSHNN